One Haloferax litoreum genomic window, TCCAGATAGACGTCGACCGTCGGTTTGCGTACGGGTTGATTCCGAACGCAACTTCCGCGAGGTTTCGAGCATTTTCGTTTTCGTCGAGTGTCGTTTCGAGAGCCGTGACGATTTGTGGGTCGCCGTCGAGGGCTCTGACTTCACCGGATTCGATGACAATCTCGACTTCGCCGTTAGGCCACCCGTATCCGAGAATCGGTCCGTCAATTACGACAGTTCCCTCTGCTGTCCCGACGACGGGCCCTTGATACACCTCTCCCCACCCAATAACAGTGATATCGCCTGGGGTATGTGCCACCGCTGTGCTCATCGAGGGCATTCCGTCGATGTTCGCCACGAGGTCTGTTCCACGCTCGCTCGTCACACGAATCTCGGAGGCCGCAGCAACTTGGTCTCTGACCCTCGCACCGAACCGTGTGAGCGCGCCAAAATCGACGTCTAAGACAGTGGGACTCGTGAGGTCAGAGAACGACCGCTTCGTCATCCCAAGCGCACGTAACTCCTCATCTGCCCGAAGGCCGAGTGGAACGTCGTGGTGCGTGAACGACGCTGATGTCGTCTGAGTCAGTCCGACTAAAACCGACGCTTCGTGCATCGCCTGAATCACCCCTGGAGGAATCGTTTCGCTATCTCCCGCCGTGTCGTTCATGGTGCAGACGACCACTGAATTGGCAAGTTCGGTGCTAAGTCCAGCGAGAGCGTCGATAATCTCTTGACAGTCCTCCGTTGCCGATTCGTCGGCAACGATGAGGACGTCATCTTCGGCACCGATAGCTAGAAGCTCGACTGCTGCGCGATAGGCGACTCTCGTCGCTTTTCGTGTGCGACCCATACACCGGTAGACGCAACTCTTCTACAAGTGGTTTGCTACCGTTGACCATGACAACCACCGACAAGTATTTGCGGATACCACGATTCGAGTACGACAGCATGCCGAGTTATCGCTCTTTGGAGAGTCTTCGAGACGCTATTGGAACCACGGTTCGAACGGTGGAAGGCCTCTCGATAGATGCGGGGAAAGTAGCGGAGTACGCCGCGGCGACGAGAGACGAAACACCCCTCTTCGTCGACGAGGACGCCGCGACGACGATGGGTTTCGATGGAATTCCGGCATCACTCATCCACACGATGACTGCGCTCTACGACCACTACCACGTCAATGGGGGTCCACTCCACGCCATCGACCTCGGTATGGACCGTCGATATTGGGTTCTCGGTGAGCAAGAGTACGAATACCATCGTCATCCGATAGTCGGCGACGTTCTCACTGGGGAGACGACGCTCGCAGATGTGTACTCCAAACGAGACGGCGAAATGACGTTTGCGGTCCTCGAGACAAACTACGTCGACGAGACGGGTGCGCTTCTCGTGACAGAACGAAGAACGATGATAGAGACACGCCGCGCAGCAGACGAGAATCGAGGTAAGACCGATGAGTGAGACGTGGCCAATCTCGGGTGACGAGGGAATCGATGTTGGTGATTCAGGGCCAACCATCGTCGTCGAAAATCTGAGACACGAAGATTTCGTTCGCTTCGCCGGGGCGACTGGTGATTTCAACCCGATGCACTACGACGATACGTATGCACGGGACGCAGGGTTCCGGTCTGCGTTCGGCCCCGGAATGCTCACCGCTTCGTACGGTGCACGCATGGTCTCGAAGTGGTTCGGCCTCGGGTCCATCGACCGAATCAAATTCCGCTTCACGGATAAAGTGTGTCCGGGAGACACGCTCACAGTCGAGGGCACTGTAGACGAGGTCGATGATACACCTGACGGGATGACTGTCCGCGTTTCGTTCGACGTACGAAACCGGCGTGACGTCGTGGTACTCGAGGGCGAATGCGACGCGATAGTCGGAGGGTCACATGAGTAACTCCGTCTACATCGCCGGGGCGTTCGAACATCCAACCCGCGAGGCACCGGACAAGTCGGCGATGCAACTACACGCAGAAGTTGCCCGTGGTGCACTTGCCGATGCAGGGCTTCCAAAGTCACGAGTAAACGGGTTTGCGACGGCCGGAATCCCCGAGTACAAACATACGTTCAAAGGGCCGATGATGATGGCTGATTACCTCGGCCTACGTGGTGTGTCGTGGGCAGAAAACACCGACGACGGGGGTGGTGCACAGTTGACGCACATGGCCCACGCCGTGAGTGCAATTCGAGACGGTAAATGCGACGTCGTCTTGATAACTCTCGGTGGGAGGCCACGCTCACGCGCCCAGAACACGGGAACTGGGGGGACTGCTGGGACGACGATGCAGGATAATTTCGAACACATCCATGGCAACACTGTCATCACCCGGTATGCGATGGTTGCGAAACGGCACATGCACGAGTACGGGACGACACCACTCCAGTTTGGAGCGATCCGTGAGGCGGTCTCGTATCACGCCCAGTTCAACGACGACGCACTCTACCCGGACCCCGTGACGGCACAAGACGTCGTGAACTCTCGGACGATTAGCGACCCCATTCACCTGCTCGACTGTTGTGTCATCTCAGACGGCGGCGCTGCTGTGGTGTTGGTCTCATCGGACGTCGCAGACGAATTGGCCCGCGAGTGTGTCGAGATAATCGGGTGTGGTGAGTCGATAACGCATCACGACGCCGGTCGAATGAATATCCTCGAAACCGGTGCCCGTGAGTCAGGAGATAGTGCATTCGACGAGGCTGGAATCAGCCGTAGTGACGTCGACTACGCTTCGTTGTACGACTCGTTCACTGTCACGGTTCTCTTGGAGTTAGAGGACCTCGGCTTTTGTGAGAAAGGCGCTGGTGGCGAATTCGCTGAATCCGGTGCGTTGAAAGCACCCGATGGTGAGTTACCCGTCAACACCGATGGTGGCGGGCTCTGTTCGAACCAACCAGCAAATAAGGGTGGATTGACCAAAGTCGTCGAGGCAGTTCGGCAACTTCGTGGCGAAACAGCACCCGAAGTCCAGATTCCCAACGCGCGATACGCCATCGCACATGGGATGGGTGGCGACTTCGTCACTCGTGAGAAGCACACGACGCTTCTGCTGGAGGCCCCCAGATGACTGTTCCCGAACAGTGGGAGCCGCGAGAGACGCCGGAGGTCGACCCGGAGACGGCCCCGTTTTGGCGAGCAGCGGCCGACGGAACGCTTCTCTTGTACGAGTGTGACGACTGTGGGTTAGTGTTCTACTACCCGAGGGCGTTCTGTCCGGACGATTTCTCGCCGAACGTCTCGCCGAAACCGGCGACTGGAACCGGTCGAGTGTACACGTACGCGACAACCGATGTCGTCAGTGAGTGGCCGAGCGACGACCTCCCGATGGTCTCTGCTATCGTCGAACTCGACGAGGGCCCGCGGATGCTAACGACGCTGGTCGACTGTGACGCAGATTCCATCGCTATCGACGACCGGGTGGAAGTTGTCTTCGTTCCCACTGACGACGAGGACGTTGCAATCCCGGTGTTCAGACCGACTGATTGAACTCGTCACAGTCTCTTTTCATCGTTCTATCTGCCAGCCACGAGTGGGGCGAATCTATTTGCGGCCGAGAGGCGTGGATAGAGCTATGCCTCAAGATGAGCCGTACCTCGGTCATTTTCTGGAGAGCGAACACGCGCGAACGATTGGAAGCCAACTCAGGCGTGTCTCACGTGACGACGTTCGAACGCTCGGGGACGCCTACGACGTGTCCGTCGACGACGACGAACTCGACGAGATTCGTGACGCGATAAATGCGATGGTCGACGGTCTCGGTGTTATCACCGGTCTCCCACTGACGTCTGTGGACGACCTTGGAGAGCGGTCGTGGTCTGAACCGGCGGACAACCCGTTCAATGCAATCGCGACGAGGTGCGACGTCCCTCCGGCAGATACCTCGGGTGAACTGTCGGGTCTCTCGATTGGCGTGAAAGACAACGTCCCCGTCGCGGGTGTCCCTATGCACAGTGGTTCCGACGTGTTGTTCGGCTACATACCACCGCGAGACGCCCCAGTGGTGTCCCGTCTCAGAGAGTCAGGGGCTCGAATCGTCGCCAAGACAACGATGGACGAATTCGCTGGCGGCGGGGGAGGGACGAGAAACCCACAGGGTGCAGTCCAGAACCCGCACGACCCGTCACGAGCGGCTGGTGGGTCGTCCAGTGGGAGCGCTGTCGCAGTCGCGGCGTCTCTCGTCGATGCCGCGCTTGGGACAGATACGGGTGGGTCGGTTCGAATCCCCGCATCGTTCTGTGGCGTCGTCGGATTCCTTCCGTCGTACGGCGTCGTACCTCGGACCGGCGTGGTGGAACAAACGTACACACAGGACGTCGTCGGTCCGATAGCTAATTCAACCCACGATGCAGCACGGATATATGACGCGATAGCTGGCCCACACGACGGCGATTCGTCGTCACTCGCAGCAGCAGGGGAAGACGGATACGGAGCAGGCGGTGGTCGAAAGGCAGTCGAAAACGCACCTGACCTCTCAGAGCTCAGGTTTGGTCGGGTGAGTGGTGGCTTCGGCGATGGCGTCGACGGTGCCGTTGCAAGCCAAGTCTCGGCGTCTCTCGACCGATTGGAAGACGCCGGTGCGACTATCGAAGAGGTATCGGTCCCGTGGGTATTCGAGTACGATTACGAAGTCAAGAGCATCATCTCGTATGCAGAACTAGCGACCCACTGGCGAAATGGGGGTGCAGCGTTCGGACGCGACGGACACGTCGACGAGAGATACCAGGCGTCGTTTTCCCGCAACCGCCGGGCCGCGAGTGGGTCACTCGGTCGATTCTTCAAGACGAAATTACTCGCTGGTGCCTTCCTCACAGACGCCTACGACGGTCGACTCTACACGAGAGCGCGTATCGCACGCGAACGAATTGCGGAATCGGTTCGTGCGGCGGCGTCGTCAGTCGATGCACTTGTCATGCCGACGATGCCGGGTGTTGCTCCCAAACTCGAGGATGCGACTGACCCCGGATACGATTACGCTCGTAACACTCGTCCCGCGACGCTCGCTCGGACTCCTGCGATAACCATCCCCACGGAACCAGTCGATGGGCTTCCCGTCGGTGTCCAATTTATTGGTGAACGGTTCGACGATGCCGCCCTTCTCGGTATCGCTGCGGCAGCGGAGTCAGTCGTCACTCCGCGAGAATAGTCCTCGTTCGTCTCTTCAACCTCAAATAAGAAGAAAAGTTACGAGACAAAAAACGGAAATAGATTATCCGGAGACGTACTCGCCGTCTGCCGAGATGCACGCGAAGTCGTCGGCGCTTGGAACCTCACCAGCGGGGTACGTTGGCGTCGTGTCGGTCCCTGCGGGGTATCTGAGATTGCCGCTGTCGTCCCATCCCCACCCCGCATCCATGAGTGCCTGACGTGCTGCTTCGGCATCGCCGGAGACCGAATCAGTGAATTTGTGGAGACTGTCTTCCGGTGGGAACGATGGGTGTTGCGGAGTGAAGAAGAGACTGTGGAGTAGTTCCGTCTCGTACCCAGCGAACACGACCTGGTTGATCTCTTGACGGTTGATGCACTTTCCGATTGCGTCACCGAACTCCGAGTATCGCCCGGGCGCTTGTGGGTACGACGCGTAGAGTTGCCACGCACCGACACCTGCGAAGCGGGTCTGGCCGAACTGGGCATCATCGAGTTGGTTTTCGAGGTTGATGAGGTCGCTCCCCGAGAGTTCGTCAGCGACCTGGATTTCACCCTGTCTGAAGGCGCGGAGCTTGGTAGACTTGTCGTTAAACAGTTGGAAGACGATGGTGCTCTGCGGACTGTAGGTCGGGTGACCGTCGTACGGCTCCAGAACCATCGTTTGGTCTTTGTTGAACGACGAGAGTTGGTACGGCCCGGACCCGACGTAGGGGTCCGGCTCGAACGTCGCCGGGTCGTCCATCCCTTCCCACGTCGGCGGGTGGAGGATACCCCACAGCGGGAGGTGCGTGGTGAGGAACCCGGGGTTCGGCTCGTCGAATTCGAAGACGACTGTCTTGTCGTCGACCACCTCGATGTTGCTGTAGTTCTGTTTCGCCGCGAGCGCGACGTCGTTCTCTTCCAGCAGTTCGAACGTGAACTTCACGGCTTCGGCGTCTACCGGATCCCCGTTGTGGAACGTCGCGTCGCCGAGTTCGAAGACGTACCGCCGGCTGTCGTCTTGGACCTCGTAGTTCGTGGCGAGTTGGGTGTTGAACTCAAGATTCTCGTCGTAGTAGACGAGCTGTGAGTTCAGCATCTGGGCGTATGGTGTGTGGTCGCGGATTCCCGTTAGCAGCAGGTGATTCAACGATTCCACGAAGTCGACCTGCATAGCGAACACCCAGCGGTCACCGTTTGTCGGAGTTGTCTCAGCCAGCGCAGCGACGTTCCAGAGGTCGAGCCCCATCTCGCCCAGTTTGTCGTCGGGGACGTTCAGCAGGTCGTTGCGGTACGCGACGAACGCCGACCGAGGAATCATCGGAATCGTGACGACGTCGTTGCTGAACTTCACCATCGCGTCCTCGTACAGTTGTGCCCGCTCTTCTGGGTCTCCGGTCTCGACGCCCGTCATCACGAGGTCTGAGTACTCACAGTCCGTGTAACTCGCGTAGTTCTTTTGGCCGTTGTTGCCCGCGTAGTCGATAACCATCGAGCGCAGGTACTCGGTGGGGTCGAGTCGCGGTGGTGCCGAGGAGTTCCCCCACGTGGAGTAGTGGTAGGTCCGCTTGTCGTTGTAGACGTCGTCGAGGAACGCCGAAATCCCGACGGGTTTCGCTTCGACTGTGATATCGAGTGCGTCCTCGATGTTGTTCTTCACGATTGGCACGAGGTCGTCCCACGGTCCGTAACCGGTGATAAATTCGATGACGAGGGTCGGAACACGCTCGCCGAGTTCGTTTCCACCGTCACCTCCCCCTCCTCCGCCACCGTTTGAGCCGCCATTGTTCCCGCCACTGTCCCCGCCTGTGTCTCCGCCGCCATTTGTTTGACCTCCACAGCCGGCGAGTCCACCGATTACACCGGTAGCACCCACTGCTTGTAGTAGTCGTCTTCGTGATACTGACGGAGTGTCTTCTCCCTTCATCACACCCCTAGCACGTTTTCTCAAGACGATATAATTTGTGGTAGGTAA contains:
- a CDS encoding FAS1-like dehydratase domain-containing protein, whose product is MTTTDKYLRIPRFEYDSMPSYRSLESLRDAIGTTVRTVEGLSIDAGKVAEYAAATRDETPLFVDEDAATTMGFDGIPASLIHTMTALYDHYHVNGGPLHAIDLGMDRRYWVLGEQEYEYHRHPIVGDVLTGETTLADVYSKRDGEMTFAVLETNYVDETGALLVTERRTMIETRRAADENRGKTDE
- a CDS encoding Zn-ribbon domain-containing OB-fold protein — translated: MTVPEQWEPRETPEVDPETAPFWRAAADGTLLLYECDDCGLVFYYPRAFCPDDFSPNVSPKPATGTGRVYTYATTDVVSEWPSDDLPMVSAIVELDEGPRMLTTLVDCDADSIAIDDRVEVVFVPTDDEDVAIPVFRPTD
- a CDS encoding ABC transporter substrate-binding protein, which translates into the protein MPIVKNNIEDALDITVEAKPVGISAFLDDVYNDKRTYHYSTWGNSSAPPRLDPTEYLRSMVIDYAGNNGQKNYASYTDCEYSDLVMTGVETGDPEERAQLYEDAMVKFSNDVVTIPMIPRSAFVAYRNDLLNVPDDKLGEMGLDLWNVAALAETTPTNGDRWVFAMQVDFVESLNHLLLTGIRDHTPYAQMLNSQLVYYDENLEFNTQLATNYEVQDDSRRYVFELGDATFHNGDPVDAEAVKFTFELLEENDVALAAKQNYSNIEVVDDKTVVFEFDEPNPGFLTTHLPLWGILHPPTWEGMDDPATFEPDPYVGSGPYQLSSFNKDQTMVLEPYDGHPTYSPQSTIVFQLFNDKSTKLRAFRQGEIQVADELSGSDLINLENQLDDAQFGQTRFAGVGAWQLYASYPQAPGRYSEFGDAIGKCINRQEINQVVFAGYETELLHSLFFTPQHPSFPPEDSLHKFTDSVSGDAEAARQALMDAGWGWDDSGNLRYPAGTDTTPTYPAGEVPSADDFACISADGEYVSG
- a CDS encoding thiolase domain-containing protein, whose amino-acid sequence is MSNSVYIAGAFEHPTREAPDKSAMQLHAEVARGALADAGLPKSRVNGFATAGIPEYKHTFKGPMMMADYLGLRGVSWAENTDDGGGAQLTHMAHAVSAIRDGKCDVVLITLGGRPRSRAQNTGTGGTAGTTMQDNFEHIHGNTVITRYAMVAKRHMHEYGTTPLQFGAIREAVSYHAQFNDDALYPDPVTAQDVVNSRTISDPIHLLDCCVISDGGAAVVLVSSDVADELARECVEIIGCGESITHHDAGRMNILETGARESGDSAFDEAGISRSDVDYASLYDSFTVTVLLELEDLGFCEKGAGGEFAESGALKAPDGELPVNTDGGGLCSNQPANKGGLTKVVEAVRQLRGETAPEVQIPNARYAIAHGMGGDFVTREKHTTLLLEAPR
- a CDS encoding amidase, whose translation is MPQDEPYLGHFLESEHARTIGSQLRRVSRDDVRTLGDAYDVSVDDDELDEIRDAINAMVDGLGVITGLPLTSVDDLGERSWSEPADNPFNAIATRCDVPPADTSGELSGLSIGVKDNVPVAGVPMHSGSDVLFGYIPPRDAPVVSRLRESGARIVAKTTMDEFAGGGGGTRNPQGAVQNPHDPSRAAGGSSSGSAVAVAASLVDAALGTDTGGSVRIPASFCGVVGFLPSYGVVPRTGVVEQTYTQDVVGPIANSTHDAARIYDAIAGPHDGDSSSLAAAGEDGYGAGGGRKAVENAPDLSELRFGRVSGGFGDGVDGAVASQVSASLDRLEDAGATIEEVSVPWVFEYDYEVKSIISYAELATHWRNGGAAFGRDGHVDERYQASFSRNRRAASGSLGRFFKTKLLAGAFLTDAYDGRLYTRARIARERIAESVRAAASSVDALVMPTMPGVAPKLEDATDPGYDYARNTRPATLARTPAITIPTEPVDGLPVGVQFIGERFDDAALLGIAAAAESVVTPRE
- a CDS encoding aminopeptidase is translated as MGRTRKATRVAYRAAVELLAIGAEDDVLIVADESATEDCQEIIDALAGLSTELANSVVVCTMNDTAGDSETIPPGVIQAMHEASVLVGLTQTTSASFTHHDVPLGLRADEELRALGMTKRSFSDLTSPTVLDVDFGALTRFGARVRDQVAAASEIRVTSERGTDLVANIDGMPSMSTAVAHTPGDITVIGWGEVYQGPVVGTAEGTVVIDGPILGYGWPNGEVEIVIESGEVRALDGDPQIVTALETTLDENENARNLAEVAFGINPYANRRSTSIWKKGRGRTHIGIGNGLIYGQDVDSPVHIDFVMNDASVTLDGTQLIDSGSFVDDEVEA
- a CDS encoding MaoC family dehydratase, with amino-acid sequence MSETWPISGDEGIDVGDSGPTIVVENLRHEDFVRFAGATGDFNPMHYDDTYARDAGFRSAFGPGMLTASYGARMVSKWFGLGSIDRIKFRFTDKVCPGDTLTVEGTVDEVDDTPDGMTVRVSFDVRNRRDVVVLEGECDAIVGGSHE